The Kocuria sp. TGY1127_2 genome includes a window with the following:
- the iolD gene encoding 3D-(3,5/4)-trihydroxycyclohexane-1,2-dione acylhydrolase (decyclizing) yields MTHQDQTIRLTVAQTIVKFISNQYSIMDGERRRFIPAAGGIFGHGNVSGFSQAFSQYADSIPFIQGRNEQSLGHIGSGLAKATQRRQTLAVTASIGPGAMNLVTASALATVNRLPLLLLPGDTYATRRQGPVLQQLEDPSDPGLTVNDAFRPVSRFFDRITRPEQLITSLPQAFRVLANPVETGAVVLSVSQDLQSMAYDFPVELFRERDWPIRRTVPQPEEIQAIVEAIRGAEKPLIIAGGGVHYSLAQEKLQQLGEATGIPVAETFGGKGAVQHDADWFLGGIGLEGNPATNRLAAQADLILSIGTRLTDFSTGSQTMFKNPDVRFAAINIAEIDAIKQGGVAAVSDARRGIEDLLSDLEGYGVSQGWSSEIRSQKDEWRPQRAAALDPDTMFNKNAPEHADLNIPDTDAVLTQGQLIGLMQEHSQSGDVVIAAAGGPPGDLLKVWDATEGRHAHLEFGFSCMGYEIPAGIGVRLANPEEEKRVSVFIGDGTFLMNPTEILTAAQEGLKVTYVVSENHGFQVIRRLQMMKFGEQFGNDFRYRGHDEQGRLSGEYLQVGLENIGEGLGAKVVRATSAQEVRTALDDTRSHEGPVMIVVPTVPLVDLPGSEVFWDVAPAEVSEQEWVPPLRAEYEEGLRDQRWHV; encoded by the coding sequence ATGACTCATCAGGACCAGACGATTCGACTCACCGTCGCCCAAACCATCGTCAAATTCATCAGCAATCAGTATTCGATCATGGACGGCGAACGGCGCCGTTTCATCCCGGCCGCCGGAGGGATCTTCGGACACGGGAACGTGTCCGGTTTCAGCCAGGCGTTCTCCCAGTACGCGGACTCGATCCCGTTCATCCAGGGGCGCAATGAGCAGTCCCTCGGGCATATCGGCTCGGGCCTCGCCAAAGCAACCCAGCGGCGCCAGACCCTCGCCGTGACGGCCTCGATCGGTCCCGGGGCCATGAACTTAGTGACGGCCTCAGCCTTGGCCACCGTCAACCGGTTGCCCTTGTTGCTTCTGCCGGGCGATACCTACGCGACGAGGCGTCAGGGTCCGGTCTTGCAGCAGCTCGAGGACCCCAGCGATCCGGGTCTGACCGTGAATGACGCATTCCGGCCGGTGTCCCGCTTCTTCGACCGGATCACCCGACCCGAGCAGCTCATCACTTCTCTGCCCCAGGCCTTCCGGGTTCTCGCGAACCCGGTCGAGACCGGCGCCGTCGTGCTCTCCGTCTCGCAGGACCTGCAGTCCATGGCGTATGACTTCCCGGTCGAGCTCTTCCGCGAGCGAGACTGGCCCATTCGACGCACCGTTCCTCAGCCGGAGGAGATTCAGGCGATCGTAGAAGCGATCCGCGGTGCGGAGAAACCCTTGATCATTGCCGGCGGCGGGGTCCACTACTCGTTGGCGCAGGAGAAGCTGCAGCAGCTCGGGGAGGCTACCGGCATTCCCGTCGCCGAGACTTTCGGAGGCAAGGGCGCCGTCCAACACGACGCGGACTGGTTCCTCGGGGGCATCGGTTTGGAGGGCAATCCGGCCACCAACCGGCTAGCGGCCCAGGCCGACCTGATCCTTTCGATCGGCACTCGCCTGACCGATTTCTCCACGGGTTCCCAGACCATGTTCAAGAACCCCGACGTGCGGTTCGCCGCAATCAACATCGCGGAAATCGATGCCATCAAACAGGGCGGCGTCGCCGCCGTCTCCGACGCGCGGCGAGGCATCGAGGATCTGCTGTCCGACCTCGAGGGCTACGGGGTCTCCCAGGGCTGGTCCAGCGAGATCCGTAGTCAGAAGGACGAGTGGCGTCCGCAGCGTGCCGCAGCGCTGGACCCTGACACTATGTTCAACAAGAACGCACCCGAACACGCTGACCTCAACATCCCGGACACGGATGCCGTGCTGACCCAGGGGCAACTGATCGGCCTAATGCAGGAGCACTCCCAGAGCGGCGACGTCGTGATCGCTGCGGCGGGCGGCCCTCCCGGTGACCTCCTCAAGGTCTGGGACGCGACCGAAGGGCGCCATGCACACCTCGAATTCGGTTTCTCGTGCATGGGGTACGAGATTCCTGCAGGTATTGGGGTGCGGCTGGCGAATCCCGAGGAAGAAAAGCGCGTCTCGGTATTCATTGGGGACGGTACTTTCCTCATGAACCCCACGGAGATCCTCACCGCGGCCCAGGAAGGTCTCAAAGTGACCTACGTGGTTTCGGAAAATCACGGTTTCCAGGTGATCCGCCGTCTTCAGATGATGAAGTTCGGCGAACAATTCGGAAATGATTTCCGGTATCGCGGCCACGACGAGCAAGGGCGGCTCTCGGGCGAATACCTGCAGGTGGGGCTCGAGAACATCGGTGAAGGCCTCGGCGCCAAGGTGGTTCGGGCGACCTCCGCCCAGGAGGTTCGTACCGCTCTGGACGACACCAGAAGCCATGAGGGCCCAGTCATGATCGTTGTGCCCACCGTTCCCCTAGTAGACCTGCCCGGATCGGAAGTTTTCTGGGACGTGGCACCGGCTGAAGTCAGCGAACAGGAGTGGGTCCCGCCCTTGCGGGCCGAGTACGAAGAGGGACTGCGGGATCAGAGGTGGCACGTATGA
- a CDS encoding HpcH/HpaI aldolase/citrate lyase family protein — MRSTPLDQGKLARRIRSGELTHGAFCGMGHPASAEIMAVSGLDWVLLDLEHGGSDESHIGQVVASTGGYGTATLVRVESLERIRIGRALDAGAAGIMLPRINDAIQVEETLCYFRYPPQGMRGVATYNRSVRWGLDTGALDTANSEALCIVQIETLGALNEVEEIAALDGVDVLFIGPLDLSYALGTPRNFESEEFKDAVDRVLNAARKAGISAGILSANTDVAEKRAAQGFTFLPVGSDSTLLANAARDVAARLGGARHD, encoded by the coding sequence ATGAGGTCGACTCCATTGGACCAGGGAAAGCTGGCTCGACGCATCCGCTCGGGCGAGCTGACGCATGGTGCCTTTTGTGGAATGGGACATCCCGCGTCGGCGGAAATCATGGCAGTCTCCGGCCTGGACTGGGTTCTGCTGGACCTCGAACACGGGGGATCGGACGAATCCCACATCGGTCAGGTCGTCGCCTCCACGGGCGGCTACGGTACGGCGACACTGGTGCGCGTCGAATCCCTGGAGCGTATTCGTATCGGCCGGGCCCTGGACGCGGGTGCCGCAGGGATCATGCTGCCCCGAATCAACGATGCCATCCAGGTCGAGGAAACGTTGTGTTACTTCCGATACCCACCCCAGGGGATGCGCGGAGTTGCTACGTACAACCGTTCCGTCCGGTGGGGTCTTGATACGGGTGCGTTGGACACCGCGAACAGCGAGGCCCTGTGCATCGTCCAGATCGAAACTCTCGGCGCCCTCAATGAGGTGGAAGAGATAGCCGCGCTGGACGGAGTCGATGTGCTGTTCATCGGACCGCTGGACCTCTCCTACGCTTTGGGAACCCCGCGCAATTTCGAATCGGAGGAATTCAAGGACGCCGTGGACCGTGTTCTCAACGCCGCGCGGAAGGCCGGGATTTCCGCAGGGATTCTCAGTGCCAACACCGACGTGGCGGAAAAGCGTGCCGCGCAAGGCTTCACCTTCCTCCCGGTCGGGTCGGACTCGACCCTCTTGGCAAATGCGGCGCGCGACGTCGCCGCTCGGTTGGGAGGAGCACGCCATGACTGA
- a CDS encoding hydroxyacid dehydrogenase, whose product MTESTQRNRHVVIGLGPVPPEEVETVLGADVDFVAEPGPQDLAVVEGAIVRAAVTVGEAELERMPELKVIARTGVGVDDVDVPAARRRGIPVAITPGTNTNAVAEGAFAHILHLVKSLDPLTRLVREGRWTERSGVPVGDLEGATLGIMGYGRIGQRVAHIARAFGMEILAYDPVAPVDPEIRAETVEELLKGSDVVSLHLPLVEQTRNLLDRDALNIMRPGAVLINVSRGGIVDEDALLEALEEGRISGAGLDAFDPEPTQDHPLYHHPNTVLTPHVMGLSKNAASATFHDAAVAVRAVLDGGQPAAVA is encoded by the coding sequence ATGACTGAATCCACGCAGCGGAATCGCCACGTCGTCATAGGATTGGGTCCGGTGCCGCCCGAGGAGGTCGAGACCGTGCTCGGAGCTGACGTGGATTTTGTCGCCGAGCCTGGTCCGCAGGATCTCGCTGTCGTGGAAGGCGCGATAGTCCGCGCCGCGGTGACGGTCGGCGAGGCTGAACTCGAGCGCATGCCCGAGCTCAAGGTCATCGCTCGAACGGGAGTTGGCGTTGACGACGTCGACGTTCCCGCTGCCCGGAGGCGCGGTATTCCGGTTGCCATCACCCCGGGAACCAATACCAATGCCGTAGCCGAAGGGGCTTTCGCCCACATCCTGCACTTAGTCAAGTCGTTGGACCCACTGACCCGGTTGGTGCGCGAAGGCCGGTGGACCGAGCGATCCGGAGTCCCGGTGGGTGACCTCGAAGGCGCGACCCTGGGCATCATGGGCTACGGGCGTATCGGCCAACGCGTGGCCCACATCGCTCGGGCCTTCGGGATGGAGATCCTGGCCTACGACCCCGTGGCCCCGGTCGATCCCGAGATCCGCGCAGAAACCGTGGAAGAACTCCTCAAGGGTTCCGACGTCGTTTCTCTGCATCTTCCGTTGGTCGAGCAAACCAGAAACCTCCTCGACCGGGACGCCTTGAACATCATGCGTCCCGGGGCGGTGCTGATCAACGTCAGTCGCGGTGGGATCGTGGATGAGGATGCGCTCTTGGAGGCTCTGGAAGAAGGGCGCATCTCCGGTGCCGGACTGGATGCCTTCGACCCTGAGCCGACCCAGGACCACCCGCTGTATCACCATCCCAATACGGTGCTGACTCCGCACGTAATGGGGCTGAGCAAGAATGCCGCTAGCGCGACCTTCCATGATGCAGCCGTAGCGGTCCGTGCCGTTCTGGACGGCGGTCAACCCGCTGCCGTGGCGTAG
- a CDS encoding Gfo/Idh/MocA family protein, translated as MAEQQTVGVGLISVGWMGKVHSRAYANIPVFYPELGIKPRLVIAADTAEDRAEYAVDVLGFEKGTTDYHEVLNNPDVDVVSICAPNFLHAQIAQDAAAAGKAFWLEKPAGRSAEETQAISDAADRAGVVSAVGFNYRNAPAIEYARQLVADGKLGRITNIRGAFFADYSADPRGALSWRFVRDLAGSGVLGDLMGHLIDLTHYVVGPVEEVTAATSTVYSERPELPMGSGTHFAIVENGEMKPVENEDYASMIVRYAQPDSSGSASPVIGTLEASRVANGPRASYGIEVYGTEGSFRWDFERMNELQLALNTAPHVGYTTVMAGAEFGDFSVFQPGAGTPMGYDDLKTIEAKKFLLAFLGQDSQHADIKDGLAANRVVSAAEKSAESGSWQKIDQVSNTSAQGQGRK; from the coding sequence ATGGCAGAACAGCAAACCGTCGGAGTGGGGCTCATCAGCGTTGGTTGGATGGGCAAAGTCCATTCCCGGGCCTATGCCAACATTCCTGTCTTCTACCCGGAGCTGGGGATCAAACCTCGCTTGGTGATCGCCGCCGATACCGCCGAGGACCGTGCCGAATACGCTGTAGACGTCTTAGGCTTCGAGAAGGGAACCACGGACTATCACGAGGTCCTCAACAACCCTGACGTGGATGTCGTCTCGATCTGCGCCCCAAACTTCTTGCACGCTCAGATTGCCCAGGACGCCGCGGCCGCAGGAAAGGCTTTCTGGCTCGAAAAGCCCGCCGGACGATCGGCGGAGGAGACGCAAGCCATTTCCGACGCGGCGGATCGAGCCGGCGTGGTCAGCGCCGTGGGGTTCAACTACCGCAATGCGCCCGCCATCGAGTACGCGCGGCAGCTCGTGGCCGACGGCAAATTGGGGAGAATCACCAACATTCGCGGCGCATTCTTCGCCGACTACTCTGCGGACCCCAGAGGGGCCCTGTCATGGCGTTTCGTCCGCGATCTGGCGGGCTCGGGCGTCCTCGGGGACCTTATGGGACATCTGATCGATCTGACGCATTATGTGGTGGGGCCTGTTGAAGAGGTTACGGCCGCGACCTCGACGGTCTACTCCGAGCGCCCCGAACTTCCTATGGGCAGCGGAACCCATTTCGCGATTGTCGAGAACGGCGAGATGAAGCCCGTGGAGAACGAGGACTACGCTTCGATGATCGTCCGTTACGCCCAACCCGATTCCTCGGGTTCGGCATCGCCCGTCATCGGAACGCTGGAAGCCTCCCGAGTGGCCAACGGGCCGCGTGCCTCCTATGGCATCGAGGTCTACGGAACCGAAGGGTCTTTCCGCTGGGACTTCGAGCGCATGAATGAGCTCCAGCTCGCGCTCAACACCGCACCCCACGTTGGGTACACCACGGTCATGGCCGGCGCGGAATTCGGCGACTTCTCGGTCTTCCAACCGGGTGCCGGAACCCCCATGGGATATGACGACCTCAAGACCATCGAGGCCAAGAAATTCCTGCTCGCCTTCCTGGGACAGGACTCGCAGCACGCAGACATCAAGGACGGTCTGGCGGCCAACCGCGTGGTTTCCGCGGCGGAGAAATCAGCCGAAAGCGGCAGCTGGCAGAAAATCGACCAGGTCTCGAACACCAGCGCGCAGGGCCAAGGGAGGAAATAG
- a CDS encoding SDR family oxidoreductase codes for MQDLLKDKVVLVTGGSQGLGLAIAQAAAREGARGVAIVGRNGQKLAAAEKGLGEFAAETFGIVADLEVPGEAERVVAETVKRFGQIDSLVNAAGVTTRGSLEDTSRELLSQHLAVNLVAPFMTMQAAVSDMKGRGEPGTILNILTMSMHGGQPYLAPYVASKAGLAAATKNAAYSHRWDRIRINGLNIGWTQTPGEEVIQKTFHDASDSWLQEASASQPMGKLGQPDEIADAVVFLLSERSGVVTGSIIDWDQMILGTHD; via the coding sequence ATGCAAGATCTTTTGAAGGACAAAGTCGTTCTTGTCACGGGCGGTTCTCAAGGCCTGGGGCTCGCCATAGCGCAGGCCGCGGCTCGGGAAGGGGCGCGTGGCGTCGCAATCGTCGGGCGCAACGGGCAAAAACTGGCCGCCGCGGAGAAAGGCCTCGGCGAATTCGCTGCCGAGACCTTCGGGATCGTCGCGGATCTGGAAGTTCCTGGGGAGGCCGAGCGCGTTGTCGCAGAAACCGTCAAAAGGTTCGGCCAGATCGATTCCCTGGTCAACGCCGCGGGGGTCACCACGCGGGGGTCGCTGGAGGACACGAGCCGTGAGCTCCTCAGCCAGCACCTCGCAGTCAACCTCGTCGCACCGTTCATGACGATGCAGGCCGCGGTGTCCGACATGAAGGGCCGCGGGGAACCGGGAACCATCCTCAACATCCTCACGATGTCGATGCACGGCGGACAGCCCTACCTCGCGCCGTACGTAGCCTCCAAGGCCGGATTGGCCGCGGCGACCAAGAATGCCGCTTACTCCCACCGGTGGGACAGGATCCGGATCAATGGGCTGAACATCGGGTGGACGCAGACTCCGGGCGAAGAAGTCATCCAGAAAACCTTCCACGATGCTTCGGACTCTTGGCTTCAGGAGGCTTCCGCATCGCAACCCATGGGCAAATTGGGCCAACCCGACGAAATTGCGGACGCTGTGGTCTTCCTTCTTTCGGAACGCAGCGGCGTCGTCACGGGATCGATCATCGACTGGGATCAGATGATCCTGGGAACGCACGACTGA
- a CDS encoding TIM barrel protein — MTKLAAAPITWGVIEVPDWGIQLKPEQVLQDMTRLGFSATEFGPEGFLPDDPEGRARVLRQHGLSAVGGFFPAVLHREDRDPLPQIHKELEAYAAAGADVMVLSANSGEAGYDTRPDLSDAEWETLLRNLNTINEVAAAAGVTATLHPHMGTLIQTPEETDRVLAGSTIGLCVDTGHYTLAGGDPLELVREHPHRVAHIHLKDVDLSVAKQVADGEFDYREGCRRGMYQALGKGDAKIAEIVKGLQEASYKGWYVLEQDTVLDTEEDAAKAHEDARYSAQFIKELI; from the coding sequence ATGACGAAATTGGCCGCTGCCCCCATCACCTGGGGCGTTATCGAGGTGCCGGACTGGGGAATTCAGCTCAAACCCGAGCAGGTCCTCCAGGACATGACGAGGCTCGGATTCTCGGCCACGGAATTCGGACCAGAAGGTTTCCTCCCGGACGATCCCGAAGGCCGTGCGAGGGTCTTGAGGCAGCACGGCCTCTCGGCCGTCGGAGGCTTCTTCCCTGCGGTTCTACACCGTGAAGACCGGGATCCGTTGCCGCAGATCCACAAAGAACTTGAAGCGTACGCGGCGGCAGGGGCCGACGTCATGGTCCTGTCTGCGAACTCCGGAGAGGCCGGGTACGACACTCGGCCGGACCTCAGCGACGCCGAGTGGGAGACTCTCCTCCGCAACCTCAACACCATCAATGAGGTAGCCGCTGCTGCGGGTGTCACCGCAACCCTGCATCCGCACATGGGCACCCTGATACAGACTCCCGAGGAAACCGATCGGGTTCTCGCCGGGTCGACCATTGGCCTCTGCGTGGACACCGGGCATTACACTCTTGCCGGCGGCGACCCGCTGGAGCTGGTTCGTGAGCACCCTCATCGGGTAGCCCACATCCACTTGAAGGACGTGGATCTTTCTGTGGCCAAGCAAGTCGCCGACGGAGAATTCGACTACCGAGAAGGATGCCGTCGCGGAATGTACCAGGCATTGGGCAAAGGCGACGCGAAGATCGCAGAAATCGTCAAGGGTCTTCAGGAGGCCAGTTACAAGGGGTGGTATGTGCTCGAGCAAGATACTGTTCTGGACACTGAAGAAGACGCCGCCAAAGCCCACGAGGATGCCCGTTACTCCGCCCAGTTCATCAAAGAACTGATCTGA
- a CDS encoding Gfo/Idh/MocA family oxidoreductase translates to MSVESKATYQEFFLERYAAAYLLEVEEFVKWIKSEESRSPTYEDGRAALILADAAQKSAETGRKVAVDLDS, encoded by the coding sequence GTGTCGGTCGAGTCCAAGGCCACTTATCAGGAGTTTTTCCTGGAGCGGTACGCCGCGGCGTACCTTCTTGAAGTGGAAGAATTCGTGAAATGGATCAAGAGCGAGGAATCGCGAAGCCCCACGTACGAAGACGGGCGCGCCGCGTTGATCCTCGCCGACGCCGCTCAGAAATCAGCGGAAACCGGTCGGAAGGTCGCTGTCGACCTGGACTCCTGA
- a CDS encoding siderophore-interacting protein, whose amino-acid sequence MPAPKRKPQTVLEVLERRQLTPNMVRLILGGSGFASFQNNGCTDQYVKLVFAKPELNLTAPFDMMEMREKLPPEDVPVTRTYTVRSVDDEAGTLTIDFVTHGTEGLAAPWAASASPGDQLLLMGPGGKYNPDPTADWYLFAGDASALPAIGAAIEALPETARGYAFIVLDHEEDRQELAAPAGLEVVWSVKEGAGADPNRLAQLMTERQWPKGKVEVFAHGERESIKQVRRLLKEREIPREQISISGYWAFGRTEDKFQAEKREPIGKIED is encoded by the coding sequence ATGCCAGCCCCCAAACGCAAACCCCAAACCGTCCTCGAGGTCCTCGAACGCCGCCAACTCACCCCCAATATGGTCCGGCTCATTCTGGGTGGCTCAGGATTCGCTTCATTCCAGAACAACGGATGCACCGATCAATACGTCAAGTTGGTCTTTGCGAAACCCGAACTGAATCTCACCGCGCCCTTCGACATGATGGAAATGCGGGAGAAGCTTCCCCCGGAGGACGTTCCCGTAACCCGCACGTACACCGTGCGGAGCGTGGACGACGAAGCCGGCACGCTGACCATCGATTTCGTGACCCACGGGACCGAAGGGCTCGCCGCCCCGTGGGCCGCTTCCGCATCCCCGGGGGACCAGTTGCTGTTGATGGGCCCGGGCGGCAAGTACAACCCGGATCCGACGGCCGATTGGTATCTCTTCGCCGGAGATGCGTCTGCTCTTCCCGCTATCGGCGCGGCCATCGAGGCCCTGCCCGAGACGGCGCGGGGCTACGCATTCATCGTTCTCGATCATGAAGAGGACCGGCAGGAGCTGGCCGCTCCCGCCGGTCTGGAAGTCGTTTGGAGCGTCAAGGAAGGAGCCGGAGCCGACCCGAACCGCCTGGCGCAATTGATGACCGAGCGACAGTGGCCCAAGGGCAAGGTTGAAGTCTTCGCCCACGGTGAGCGCGAATCGATCAAACAGGTGCGCCGTCTCCTCAAGGAACGTGAGATCCCGCGCGAGCAGATCTCGATCTCCGGTTACTGGGCCTTCGGCCGTACCGAGGACAAGTTCCAGGCCGAAAAGCGCGAACCGATCGGAAAGATCGAGGACTGA
- a CDS encoding sulfite exporter TauE/SafE family protein: MPELTWFAWIGLALAAVLVGFSKTALPGINTLAVAIFAAVLPAKPSTGALLVLLLVGDAFALWTYRRHADWPTLLRMIPAVLIGLAVGGVFLAFAGDAVVRRVIGVLLLMLMGLTLWQRQKRARITDDPVPASWGAATGYGSLGGFTTMVANAGGPVMSMYFLAARFPVNAFLGTAAWFFATMNVLKLPVSIGLGLITEHTLIMDLILVPGVVVGALFGRWAAQKIRQKTFDLAVIVVTILGAAYLLI, encoded by the coding sequence CTGCCCGAATTGACGTGGTTCGCTTGGATCGGGCTGGCCCTGGCGGCCGTATTGGTGGGATTCTCCAAGACCGCGCTCCCGGGGATCAACACCCTCGCGGTAGCAATCTTCGCGGCGGTGCTGCCCGCGAAGCCATCCACGGGAGCACTACTGGTCCTCTTACTCGTCGGTGACGCATTCGCTTTGTGGACCTACCGCCGACACGCCGACTGGCCGACCCTGCTCCGCATGATTCCTGCGGTTCTGATCGGTCTGGCCGTCGGTGGCGTCTTCCTGGCTTTCGCAGGCGACGCCGTGGTGCGCCGCGTGATCGGCGTACTGCTGCTGATGTTGATGGGACTGACCTTGTGGCAGCGTCAGAAAAGGGCAAGGATCACGGACGACCCCGTGCCCGCGTCCTGGGGCGCGGCCACCGGGTACGGATCCCTGGGCGGTTTCACGACCATGGTCGCCAATGCCGGCGGACCCGTCATGTCCATGTATTTCCTCGCGGCCCGCTTCCCCGTCAATGCTTTCTTGGGCACGGCCGCGTGGTTCTTTGCGACCATGAACGTGCTCAAGCTCCCGGTGTCAATCGGCTTGGGTCTCATCACCGAGCACACGCTGATCATGGATCTAATTCTGGTTCCCGGTGTGGTCGTAGGCGCCCTCTTCGGACGATGGGCTGCCCAGAAGATTCGACAGAAGACCTTCGACCTCGCTGTGATCGTGGTGACGATCCTGGGCGCCGCCTACCTCTTAATATAA
- the iolB gene encoding 5-deoxy-glucuronate isomerase produces the protein MTNWVYPAGKATDGPWDVSLGAYDSTQKVDGWEHTGLKTATFAGETISLDAAPEERIVIPLTGDVTAVVDGQNYELSGRESVFHGPTDVLYTGANKAVELSGTQGVRFAVASAPAKNEYPTRLITKDEAPLELRGAGNCSREVRNFGTPASLEADRFIVCEVLTPAGNWSSYPPHKHDEEKEGVETQLEEIYYFETRVTPDAPKEATDSIGYQRVYASDDRPIDVNAEVRTGDVVLVPYGWHGPAMAPPGYDLYYLNVMAGPGPVRKWLISDDPHHGWVRQQWEEQDIDSRLPFGG, from the coding sequence ATGACAAACTGGGTTTACCCCGCAGGCAAAGCAACCGATGGCCCTTGGGATGTTTCCCTCGGTGCGTATGATTCCACACAGAAGGTCGACGGCTGGGAGCATACCGGTCTCAAGACCGCGACATTCGCAGGTGAGACCATCTCATTGGATGCCGCTCCGGAAGAACGCATCGTCATCCCGCTGACGGGTGATGTCACCGCAGTGGTCGACGGTCAGAACTATGAACTCTCGGGCCGCGAATCCGTTTTCCACGGCCCCACGGATGTCCTGTACACGGGAGCCAACAAGGCCGTAGAGCTCTCCGGGACGCAGGGCGTTCGCTTTGCCGTCGCATCCGCACCGGCCAAGAATGAGTACCCCACTCGTCTGATCACCAAGGACGAGGCCCCGCTCGAATTGCGCGGTGCCGGCAACTGCTCGCGGGAGGTACGGAATTTCGGGACCCCCGCTTCCCTCGAGGCCGACCGATTCATTGTTTGCGAAGTCCTGACCCCTGCGGGCAACTGGTCATCGTATCCTCCTCATAAGCATGACGAAGAAAAGGAGGGCGTCGAGACCCAACTCGAGGAGATCTACTACTTCGAGACGCGAGTGACTCCGGATGCCCCGAAAGAAGCCACCGACTCGATCGGATATCAGCGCGTCTACGCCTCCGATGACCGTCCCATCGACGTCAATGCCGAGGTTCGCACTGGCGACGTGGTGTTGGTCCCCTACGGCTGGCACGGTCCGGCCATGGCCCCTCCTGGCTACGACCTGTACTACCTGAACGTTATGGCCGGCCCCGGCCCGGTCCGCAAGTGGCTCATCAGCGACGACCCCCATCACGGATGGGTACGTCAGCAGTGGGAAGAGCAGGATATTGACTCGCGCTTGCCTTTCGGCGGCTAA
- a CDS encoding GntR family transcriptional regulator, whose amino-acid sequence MTASIDVTIDRSSPVPLYHQLVHGIETAIAEGVLPPGTMLDNELSLAKDLHLSRPTVRKAMDELVRSGLLVRKRGVGTQVVASEIRRSVGLTSLYEDLSDDHAQPTTEVLEFEETKAPDDVAERLNLAPGDPVYYFKRVRSRSGTPLAIMENWVPLKIADLSREGLESRGLYTLLRQQGINFRLAQQKIGAAVATNEQAKLLKTSTGSALVTMSRTATDDIGRRAETGRHVYRADSYSFEMTLSA is encoded by the coding sequence ATGACAGCCTCAATCGACGTCACGATCGACCGCTCATCACCCGTGCCGCTGTACCATCAGCTGGTCCACGGCATCGAGACGGCCATCGCCGAGGGCGTTCTTCCACCCGGGACCATGCTCGACAACGAGCTTTCCCTGGCCAAGGATCTTCACCTGTCCCGACCCACGGTGCGCAAGGCCATGGACGAGCTCGTCCGCTCGGGGCTCCTGGTTCGCAAACGAGGCGTTGGAACGCAGGTCGTGGCCTCGGAGATTCGACGCTCCGTCGGATTGACCTCGCTATACGAGGACCTGAGTGATGACCATGCCCAGCCCACCACCGAGGTCCTGGAATTCGAGGAAACCAAAGCCCCGGACGACGTCGCCGAGCGGCTCAACCTCGCGCCGGGAGATCCTGTGTATTACTTCAAGCGCGTGCGCAGCCGTTCAGGCACACCACTGGCGATCATGGAAAATTGGGTACCCCTCAAGATCGCGGACCTCAGCCGCGAAGGCCTCGAATCTCGCGGGCTGTACACGCTTCTGCGCCAACAAGGGATCAATTTCAGGCTCGCACAGCAGAAGATCGGCGCTGCGGTGGCCACCAATGAGCAGGCCAAACTGCTTAAGACGAGCACCGGATCAGCCCTGGTAACCATGTCCCGGACCGCAACCGACGATATCGGCAGACGAGCTGAAACCGGTCGGCACGTCTATCGCGCGGATTCATATTCCTTCGAGATGACCCTCTCCGCCTGA